The following is a genomic window from Armatimonadota bacterium.
GGCGAAGTAGGTGATGAGGATGTCCGCCCCCGCGCGGGCGATGCCGGTGAGCGCCTCCAGGGCGGCGCTGCGCAGGTCGAGCCAGCCGCGCTCGGCCGCGGCCACCAGCATGGCGTACTCCCCGCTGACCTGGTAGGCGGCCAGCGGTGCCGCGACAGCCTCGCGGGCGGCGCGGACGACGTCCAGGTAGGGCAGCGCCGGCTTCACCATGACGATGTCGGCGCCCTCCTCCAGGTCCAGGGCAATCTCGCGCAGCGCCTCGCGGGCGTTGGGAGGGTCCATCTGGTAGCCGCGCCGGTCGCCGAACTGCGGGGCCGAGCCGGCGGCCTCCCGGAACGGCCCGTAGAAGGCCGAAGCGTACTTGGCCGCGTAGGCCATGATGGCCGTATCAGGAAAGCCCGCCCCGTCCAGCGCACGACGGATCGCGCCCACCTGGCCGTCCATCATGGCGCTCGGCGCCACGACGTCCGCGCCCGCCGCCGCCAGCGAGGTGGCGGTGCGGGCCAGCACCTCCAGCGTCGCGTCGTTGTCCACCACGTCGCCGCGCACCACGCCGCAGTGGCCGTGGCTCGTGTACTCGCACAGGCAGACGTCGGCCATGATCACCAGGTCGGGGTCGGCGTCCCGCAGCGCGCGGCAGGCCTGCTGCACGACCCCCGCCTCGTCGTAGGCGCCGCTGCCCAGCGCGTCCTTGTGCTCGGGGATCCCGAAGAGCAGCACGGCGCGCACCCCCAGCGCGCGCAGCTCCGCGGCCTCCCGGGCGAGCTGGTCCACCGAGAGGCGCCACTGCCCCGGCATCGCCGGGATGGGCTCGCGCACCCCCTGGCCGTAGCGCACGAAGAGCGGGTAGACGAGGCGGTCGGGGCTCAGGCGCGTCTCCCGCACCAGCGCCCGCAGCGCCCCGGTGCGCCGCAGCCGCCGCATCCGACGTGTCAGGCTCATCGTCTCGGTCAGGTGTCGCATCCTCCTCCCTCCCTCGCGCGCCGGTGGACCCGCCCTCCCGACCGCACCCGCGGACTCGCCCTCCCTATCGCACCGGTGGACTCGCCGCCTCGGCGAGCGCCGCCACCAGCCCGTCCGCCGTGTGTTCGGCGGCCACGACGTCGGGAGGACGGCCGAGCGCGCGCAGGGCGCCTGCCGTCACCGGGCCGATGGCCGCGACCAGCACCCCCGCCAGCGCCCGCTGGGGCTCCGGGGCCAGGCGCCAGAACCCCCGCGCCGTGGAGGGGCTGGTAAAGAGCGCCGCGTCAATCCCGTCGGTCAGCGCCCGCTGCAGCGGCAGACGGGAGCGCTCCGGTCCCTCCACCGTGCGGTAGGCGACGACCTCCTCGACCTGCGCCCCGCGCGCTCGCAGCCGCCGCGGCAACTCCGGGGAGGCGGCGTCCGCGCGCGGCAACAGCACGGTCAGACCGTCGACCGGGCCGAGGGCCTCCGCCACGGCGGCGGTCAGGTAGCGCGCCGGGACGACGGCCACCTGCACGCCGGCCGCCTGCAGCGCCCTGGCCGTCGCCGGACCCACCGCCGCCCACCGCGGACGGGTGGGGCGCGGCGCACCAGTGCGCGCCAGTGCGGCCGCCAGCGCCTGCGCGCCGTGGGCGCTCGTCACCACGATCCAGTCGTAGGCCTCCAGCCGCCGCGCTACCCGGTCGAGATCCCCGCCCGGCTCCACCGGCATGATCGCCACCGTCGGGATCGCGACCGCCTCCCACCCCAGCGCGCGCAACTTCGCGCACAGCTCGCGCCCGTCCGGCCGCGTCACCAGGACACGCCTCACGTGCGCCCCTCCGCCGGGAACCCTCACCGTCGGGTGGGTGCGGCGCCCGGGCCGCGGCGCCTCACGTCCGCGCCTCCGCGGCGAGCGCACCGGCGCCCTGCGCCAGCAGGTGGCGAGCCAGCCGCACCCCGATCGCCGCCGCGTCCTGGGGCGCCCCCGACGCGTCCCCCCGCACCACCTGCCGTCCGTCCGGGCTGACCGCCGCGCCCTGGAGGACCAGGCGCCCGTCCGCCACCCGGGCCAGTGCCGCGATCGGAGCGCGGCATCCCCCGCCCATCGCCTGCAGGAAGGCGCGCTCGGCCCTCACCTCCGCGGCGGTGGCCGGATCGTCCAGCGGCCGCACCCACGCCTCCACGGCCCGGTCCTCCTCGCGCACCTGCACGGACAGCGCCCCCTGGCCCGGCGCGGGCAGCATCACCGCGGG
Proteins encoded in this region:
- a CDS encoding uroporphyrinogen-III synthase, yielding MRRVLVTRPDGRELCAKLRALGWEAVAIPTVAIMPVEPGGDLDRVARRLEAYDWIVVTSAHGAQALAAALARTGAPRPTRPRWAAVGPATARALQAAGVQVAVVPARYLTAAVAEALGPVDGLTVLLPRADAASPELPRRLRARGAQVEEVVAYRTVEGPERSRLPLQRALTDGIDAALFTSPSTARGFWRLAPEPQRALAGVLVAAIGPVTAGALRALGRPPDVVAAEHTADGLVAALAEAASPPVR
- the hemB gene encoding porphobilinogen synthase, with product MSLTRRMRRLRRTGALRALVRETRLSPDRLVYPLFVRYGQGVREPIPAMPGQWRLSVDQLAREAAELRALGVRAVLLFGIPEHKDALGSGAYDEAGVVQQACRALRDADPDLVIMADVCLCEYTSHGHCGVVRGDVVDNDATLEVLARTATSLAAAGADVVAPSAMMDGQVGAIRRALDGAGFPDTAIMAYAAKYASAFYGPFREAAGSAPQFGDRRGYQMDPPNAREALREIALDLEEGADIVMVKPALPYLDVVRAAREAVAAPLAAYQVSGEYAMLVAAAERGWLDLRSAALEALTGIARAGADILITYFAKDVARWLA